A single window of Candidatus Methylomirabilota bacterium DNA harbors:
- a CDS encoding selenium metabolism-associated LysR family transcriptional regulator — protein MDLRRLEVFVKVAELRSFSRAAEALFLTQPTVSEHVRALEEDLGVQLLDRLGRGAVPTRAGELLLEYAHRVLVLMREARQAIDQFQGRLIGELEVGGSTIPGEYILPALIGQFKAKYPEVSIRLRVGASQQVSEWVQEGRVEIGMVGARPDSRALVARELLADRLVIIVPPDHPWSSRQSVTLADVRTEPLVLRERGSGTRQALERALAEAGTDLSALRVAGEMGSAQAVKQAVRAGLGVSLVSRLAVEDECRARLLVCLAVRDLGVSRSFHLVTHRDRSRSPLAQAFLEFVESQARERASQDP, from the coding sequence ATGGATCTCCGCCGGCTCGAGGTGTTCGTGAAGGTCGCCGAGCTGCGGAGCTTTTCGCGCGCTGCTGAAGCGCTCTTCCTCACCCAGCCGACGGTCTCCGAGCACGTGCGCGCTCTCGAGGAGGATCTGGGCGTGCAACTACTCGATCGGCTGGGTCGGGGTGCCGTGCCCACCCGCGCGGGGGAGCTGCTGCTGGAGTACGCCCATCGCGTCCTGGTCCTCATGCGCGAAGCCCGTCAGGCCATCGACCAGTTCCAGGGCCGGCTCATCGGCGAGCTGGAGGTGGGGGGAAGCACGATCCCGGGCGAGTACATTCTTCCCGCCCTCATCGGGCAGTTCAAAGCCAAGTACCCCGAGGTCTCCATCCGCCTCCGTGTCGGCGCTAGTCAGCAGGTCAGCGAGTGGGTGCAGGAAGGCCGCGTGGAGATAGGGATGGTGGGCGCCCGTCCGGATAGCCGGGCCCTGGTCGCCCGGGAGCTGTTGGCGGACCGTCTGGTGATCATCGTGCCACCCGATCATCCGTGGAGCTCGCGGCAGAGCGTGACGCTGGCCGACGTCCGGACCGAGCCGCTGGTGCTGCGCGAGCGCGGCTCGGGGACTCGCCAGGCGCTGGAGCGAGCGCTCGCCGAGGCCGGCACCGACCTGTCCGCCCTGCGCGTGGCGGGCGAGATGGGCTCCGCCCAGGCCGTGAAGCAGGCGGTGCGCGCGGGCCTCGGCGTGTCACTCGTGTCCAGGCTGGCGGTCGAGGACGAGTGCCGGGCGCGGCTCCTCGTCTGCCTGGCCGTTCGGGATCTCGGCGTAAGCCGGTCGTTCCACCTGGTCACTCATCGCGATCGCAGTCGTTCGCCTCTGGCCCAGGCGTTCCTGGAATTCGTGGAATCGCAGGCGCGCGAGCGCGCATCGCAAGACCCGTGA